TTCTACGGCCCATTTAGCCAGTCGCCCTGACTGTTCCGGTTTTCTAAGCACTTTTTGGAGGGGTTGATCAGTTACTAAGGTGACCTTATGCCTTTGGAAGTACCTTCTGAGCCTTCTAGATGCAAAAACCAGGGCCAACGCAAGCTTTTCTAAAGGCATGTACCGCTCCTCGGGCCCCTTAAGCGTTCTGCTGATGAAATATATGGGGATCTGTTTCCCCTCCCGTTCCACCATCATGACCGCGCTTATGGTCGTCTTAGAGGCAGATAGGTAAAGGAGCAGTGGGTCCCCGGGCACCGGGGTGGCTAACCTTGGGAGCTTGCAGATGTAGGTCTTCATCTCCTGAAAGGCGGTTTCGGCCTCGGTGGTCCAGTTGAATTTGCTGGACTGGAGACAGTCTTTTAACACCTTCATAAAAGGGAGGGTTTTGTCAGCCACTTTTGATAAGAAACGATTTAGCGCAATCAGCCTTCCATTTAATTGCTGGATGTCCTTCAAGGACCTGGGGGAGCGCATTTCAGCCACAGCCTGGGTCTTCTCTGGGTTTGCCTTTATCCCTCCTTTAGTTACCACCACCCCCAAGAAATTTCCTTCCTCTACCCCGAAACAGCATTTCCCGGGGTTCAGCTTCATATTTACATCCTGCATTGTGTTGAGAGTCTCAGCTATGTCGTCTATCATGGCTGCTTCTGTCAGACTCTTGATGACGATGTCGTCAACATACACCTCTAGATTTATTCCCCTTTGCTCCCTAAACAAGGTGTTCATAAACCTTTGGTATGTCGCCCCCGCATTTTTAAGACCAAAGGGCATCTTAGTATAGCAAAATGTTCCCTCATCGGTGATGAAAGCggtcttttcttcatcttctattgACATCTGTATTTGGTGGTATCCCTTATAGGCATCTAGGAAGCACTTCAGCGGGTACTGGGACAGGGAGTCGACCTGGGTGTCTATCTCCGGGAGGGGGTAGCAGTCCTTGGGgcatgctttgttcaagtcttggaaatcgatgcacatcctccaTCCCCCATCTTTTTTCTGAACCATAACTGGGTTGGCAACCCAGGATGGGTATTTGACTTCCCTGACTATCCCTGCCCTGAGCAGTTTGCGAGTCTCTTCACAAGCAGCCCTTCTCTTGTTTGGCCCCATGCTCCGCTTCTTTTGCCTCACTGGTTTCGCCCATGTGGAGGTGTTGAGTCGGTGTTCCGTCAGGCTTCTGGGGATTCCCGTCATGTCACCATGTTGGAACGCAAACACGTCTAGGTTATGGAGGAGCAACTCTTTCAGGGCACTCTTGCACTTGTCACTTAGGTGGCTTCCCACCTTGACCGTTTGCTCTGGGAACTTATCACAGAGGACCCATTCTTCCACTTTCTTCCCTTGGGTCTTCCCGGGTTCCTCTCCTTTGGATACTGAAGAGACCACTTCGTAGGCTGACTTAACCCATGCAAGCCCCTTTGGTGTTTGGAATACCAAAGCCCCGTGAGGAGTAGATGCTTGTGCTTGTAGGTCTCCAATCCCAGGTCTTCCCAAAATCGCGTTATACTTGGAGGGTGCCCTGACTACCGTGAAGGTTAAGTTGATTGTCCGGACCCTATCCCCTACACCAACTGTGAATGGGAGCTTGATCTTTCCCAGAGGGTGTGATACACTGTTGTTGAATCCCACCAACGGGATAGAGTCCTCCTCCAGTCTATCTCTTATATCTCTGTCGAATCTGAGGAAGCAATGTTCATATATTACCTCGACGCCGGATCCTCCGTCTACGTGTATTCTAGAAACTTTGTGTCCGGCTATTACAGCTGAGATATTCAGCGGAAGCCGTTGTACTTCGCTTTCTTCCAAGTATGGCATGAGGATGGGAGTTTTCATGCAGTTCGGAGAGCCTAGGATTCTGGCCTTAACACTTCTGGTAACATCAAATTCATTTCTTCTTCTTATCATATCAACATCTGCCCTCCCAGGCTCTCTTGCATCTCTTCCCTTACGATCCCCTCCCCCTTCCTTGATTTCCTTGACCAGGTGGGCCAGCCTTCCCGTCTTCACTGCAGCCTCTATTTCCCTCTTGAGGTACATGCAGTCATCAGTTTTATGCCCGAAGCCCTTATGAAACTCACAATATTCGTTCGGTTGTGCTTTGGGACCTGGCTTTATGGGGGGTGGCCTCGGGAAAGAATTCTTCACTCTTTCCGTGGCCAGTATCTCACTTGGAGTTTTGACAAGGGGGGTGAAGCTGTCGGAGTAAGGGAAAGGGCCTCTCCCTCGGGGTCTGTAGGGGGAGTATGAGGGCCTTGCCCTGTCATGCAACATTCTATCAAAGGGAGGCTTTCGTGAATAGGGGGTACCTTTCTCAGGTGGTCTTGTCGTTGGAGTGGCCCTTCGGGGTGTGGTGTCTGTCTCCTTAGCTTTGCTGACCGTATCCTTCCCCCGGACGAAAGCCCTGACCTCCGGAGGACGTCGGCTGGTTCTTCGGTGACGTCAAGAGATTTGATCCTGTCCATGAGATTGTCGAAGGAAGGAGGGAACTCCTCTCCCAGTTTTTCACACAGTTGTGCATGTTTCAGCCCGTTTATGAAGCTACTAATCTTCATGACCTCCGGGACATCCTTGATGTTCATGCTTTCTTTGACGAACCTTTTCATGTACTGGTCTATTCGCTCGTTGTCCCTTTGCCTGATGTGGAGGATTTCATTGGGATTCTTGACCACCTTCCTTTGTTGGCCGAAATTCCTGAGGAATTTTTCGCTTAACTCCTCGTAGCTGCCTATGCTCCCCGAGGGAAGGCTATCAAACCACAGTCGGGCTCCTTCTGTTAAGGTCTGCACAAACATATGGCACCATACTGGCATGGACCATCTTCCCAGTTGCCCTGCTTCGGAAGGCGTGCAGATGATCCTCCGGATCTCTCGTTCCGTCGTAGCGGTCAAAGCCTGGAGGCAGCTTTGTCTTGGGGGGCATGGGTGCCTCTGATATTCTCCTTGTGAACTTTGAGACTTCGGCCAAGTCTCGTGGTAGGTAGGGTTGGTCCAAACCAGTGTTACCTGAGCTGTCTTTCTCCTTTTCCTTATGCTTTTGACCGGTGATCAGATCCTCTCTCTCTTCGGAAGACATCTGCCTCAGGGCTGTCATGAACGTTTCCAGCTGGTCCCCGTTGTCGTTCTTATTCTGGGGGTTCGTCCCTTCTTGATTAGAAGGTGTGTCAAAAGAGAGTCTGGCTGTGAGGCTGTCCAACTTTTCTTGTCTCTTCAGGTCGTCAAGATACCTGGTTATCTTCTCCCTGTGCATGGCCACGAAGCCAGGGGTGACATGCTCCGTTTCTTCCAGGTTTTCCACCAGATTCTCGTTATCCTCTTCATGAGTGATATCCTCCACAGTGACTTTTTCCAGATCATTTTGGGCCGTTTGGGTGACACGTGAACTGTGTGGAGTTGCCATGCTGTTTCTAGAAAGGTGAGTTGCTCTCTGAACGTCGGATGTTAATGTGGGAACACCGGTCAGGCCTgtgtcccacggatggcgccaatgtcgaatacccaacCTCCGGAGGACGTCGGCTGGATCTTCGGTGACGTCAAGAGCTTTGATCCTTGCTTGCTACAAAAgaataaaccgttagcctcgtcacgggggaccccgggagggggatccgtgaccaagctccggcgtgagaataagtaaacttgccggaaatGAGAGGAGTTTCTTCCGATGAGTATAATCACCGGAAGGCTTCCCTTTTGGTGTGAATCTTGATGATGTGTAATAAACGTGAGAATATTGGTCGGAAGTTAATGTGGAGAGTAAATGACGGTGTAATAAATGAGAGTGAACCGGAGATCATACCTTCCTTGGATCCTTCTTCCTTTCTTATATAATGACATGCCCTTCTCTTTGTTAAGGATTCTCCCATGTATGATCCGACGGTTTTTGGGGGTTCTTGGgaaggtcagacacgtgtctgacccccaacggcAGGATGATCCTCTTCATTAATGATCTGTCGGATAATACAGTGACTTAGACCGGAGCCGCCTCTTGTCATGCATTTAATGAGCCCCTGTCTTCCTTAGCTGTTTCCCGCCCATTTGCACATAGAAGAAACCTTAGCGAGCAAGGTTATTATGATCGGTGGGCTTTTTAAATAATTGGGCTTCTAGATAAAAAAGGCCCAAAGCGGGTAAAGTGGGTTTACCCACTGGCCCGTCGTCAATTGGTTATTTGGCTTTACCTTTGGTAACTGTGAGagtaaataatataatataataataattttattaCTAGGGATACGTCCACAAGAAAACAACCAAAGAATTTCACAAACACCGTTTACCACAAAAATTATGATCAATTCaatttcctatatatatatttaccaaatggggtaatagtgtcaggcagctgcctgacactcccTCTATTAGACCAACGCGTTTtgttattttatatccattttaaaaaTACGTTTTTGTCTCCAACTCAGCCTGACACTCCCCCTATTAGACCAACACGTTTTGTTATTTGATATCCATTTTAAAAATACGTTTTTGCCTccaactcaaaataaaattacgtttttttgTCCCCATCTCAAAATTACAATCTTGCCCTAAATTCAAATTTACGACtttgcctggcactcccccattggaccaaccggtttattattttatatccactctaaaattacgtttttgcccctctttaaaattacggttttgcccccagctcaaaataaaattacgattttgtccccagctcaaaattacgatttttccctccattcaaaataaaattgtggttttgccctcaactcagaattaccttttcgcccccagttcaaaataaaattttgtttttgcccccagctaaaaattacgattttgccctctgttcaaaaatgcgattttccccgtttaaaaaattgtgatttcgctctcaattcaaaattacgttttttcccagttcaaaataaaattatgtttttgcccccaactcaaaattacgattttgccctcggttcaaaataaaattgtgcttttacctccagcttaaaattacgattgtgcccttagttcaaatttatattacgATGTTACCCCAAGTTCGAAATTAAGaatttgcccctgtgaaaatttACAACTGTGCTCCTGGTTCAAATTTATAGTACTGCCATTACTTTagcttttggcaaattacgattttaccccagtaAAAAAATACAACTTTCACTCGGTTAAAAATTATAAtattgccattgttttagtttttttttcaaaactataaaagtgttttattttaattagttGATTCGATTTAATTGTGTTTCGTGTCAATGacctgcctaacactcgctcattattcggccatctccccgcaacgcgggcggggcatcaactagttagAAACAAAAGTGGAAGAGCTCCGCAACCTAAGCATCCAATTAAATCATTTCTTGAACGGTTCAAATCATCCTTTTGAAGCGGTTTTGAGATAAAGGCGTAAGATAGAACAACGCCACCATTTTAAAATTATGTATTGTGGGTAGGCCGTAAAGGAACCGAACGTTCAACAAAtaattcgtgaaccgttcggcgttCGTTCGTTTAGTAAACGAATGAACACGAACGAGAAATTCCGTTCGtgaagttaaatgaacgaacatggaCAAAGGTTGTGTTTGTTcctttatgttcgtgaacgtttggtaatctgttcgtttatgttcatgaacgtttggtaatgtgttcgtttatgttcgctCGATAACGTTTATTTGTCATAGTTCGCTTAAAGGTTTTTATATGATgtgttttgttttattgtttctagtttttaaaattttgaaacccTAGTTATTTTATATGCCTCTCACAACATCACTCATTTCACTATTTCAATTTTAGTTTGTGTTACAGCTTGATAAACTCTTAAGTTTTTGTTAATCATGTTTCTAATAATCATGTCAACTCTGTTCGGATAATTATGTTAAatgtttatttatattttgtgGATTTTTCGTAATGTTTGTGATGAAAATgcaaattttattttaaaatgaatattgtattcatttgtgttcataaacgttgtttgtgtttatttatgtgcatgaacATTTGTTAGAGTTCATTTGTGTatggtaagtgttcatgaacagttgaCGAACATGTGCATTtccataaacgaacacgaacaactAATCACGTTCGGTAAGCgtttgtgaacagttcatgaacaagcTTTTTCCTTAACGAACAGACACGAACAAGGCCTTTCGTGCTCgttcggctcgtttacaaccctaattGTGGTTTAATTCACTTTTCCATTAAATAAGAAAATGTTGCCACATCTGAGCCAATTCAGCATAGTGTCATTAACTAAATTGTCCGTTAACTAGGTGTGGtattaaaaaaatagttttttttttttttaatttgaaaacccaacCCAAGTTCCCAACTTACCCAACTGGCTAGTTTGACCAACACCCGCTCCCCAACGTCTCTCTCTCTCCCATTAACGTCGCCAAGCTGTTAAACTCCACCCCCATTAATGACATTCGTTAATGGGGGTTGTTTTTCTCAAACCTGATAACTCTTCTAGGTATGAACCGAATGATTTGCTCCATAATATTCGTCATCCTCGTTAAACCCGTTCATCCTAGCTAGGTTAGATTTAGTTATCTAATTCGCATACGTTTCATAATTTATTTGAAGAGGATATATCTCTAATTAATTTGTAGATATCTCTCTTAGATTTTAATTATGGAAGGATATCTTTTACCGGTAAGAGGTATCTGATTTCAATTCATACAATCGAGATTCTTTCCTATCTCTAAGGGGAAAACCCTAATTTTTTATCTACCTAAATATACTTACTAGTACAAGTATTTGCATTCTTTTGCACTCTCGTAACCCTAACTTTTATTCTCTCACATTCCTTATTCGATCTTAAAGAACCGATACTATTCTCACGTAGAGGGAGGCCACAGGGAGAGCCCTCTTTTTGTAACGATATTGGCGGTGTTATGCTTTGCAAAAGTTTGATCTTAGTATTTACAGCCAAGGATCGACCAAGGAGGTTTCGTTGATGTCAAGTGCGTTTTAAGAACCCTCATTCAGGCATTTGTTTCTTCGTTATTGgctcaattttttctttcaaacACGTCATTTACAACTTACAAGAAAAGCGCAAGCACAATAGCATAGTtgttgaaaaattttctaaaTCTAGACAACTTTTGGTTCATCGCGTCTGCTAACCCAACAATGAGATAAGTGTTATTTATCCCTAACGCACTGTTTGTATCACATAATTGGAAACACTAAAATCACTAGGCCCTACTTGCTTTGATTAATTCCGATTTTGTTTAACTACCAACAAGAAACTTTAGCGTTTAGTTGGAAAATGTTTTATCCATACCAACTCGTATCATTCATTGATAGAAAACTTCATGAATTATGCATTGTAGACGTTAGTTGACCAACCGATAAACATTTGTCTTTGTTGAGATATATTCCATCTGACCTCTTGGTGTGATTGAAAGGCTTAATTGGAAGAAAAAGTTCTCATTGACATGATGATGTGCTTAACCACATGCTTTAAGAGTTTCCACATGCCACTTTTCGTTCAtgtttacttttttgctcattgctTTGGTGATTCACCCAAAAACAATTTGTCAATTTTACACTATACGTGAAACCAACAAGATTCTGGCAAAATGAACAAGGCCGTATGCTTAGTGACTTCACACTTTAAGCGCTTTTGATCATGCGTTTGTCCATCACTTGACACCATTTTAGATGCACTCGAACTTGTCTGAGTTGGAAACAATGTGAT
The sequence above is drawn from the Helianthus annuus cultivar XRQ/B chromosome 12, HanXRQr2.0-SUNRISE, whole genome shotgun sequence genome and encodes:
- the LOC110893270 gene encoding uncharacterized protein LOC110893270, whose translation is MYLKREIEAAVKTGRLAHLVKEIKEGGGDRKGRDAREPGRADVDMIRRRNEFDVTRSVKARILGSPNCMKTPILMPYLEESEVQRLPLNISAVIAGHKVSRIHVDGGSGVEVIYEHCFLRFDRDIRDRLEEDSIPLVGFNNSVSHPLGKIKLPFTVGVGDRVRTINLTFTVVRAPSKYNAILGRPGIGDLQAQASTPHGALVFQTPKGLAWVKSAYEVVSSVSKGEEPGKTQGKKVEEWVLCDKFPEQTVKVGSHLSDKCKSALKELLLHNLDVFAFQHGDMTGIPRSLTEHRLNTSTWAKPVRQKKRSMGPNKRRAACEETRKLLRAGIVREVKYPSWVANPVMVQKKDGGWRMCIDFQDLNKACPKDCYPLPEIDTQVDSLSQYPLKCFLDAYKGYHQIQMSIEDEEKTAFITDEGTFCYTKMPFGLKNAGATYQRFMNTLFREQRGINLEVYVDDIVIKSLTEAAMIDDIAETLNTMQDVNMKLNPGKCCFGVEEGNFLGVVVTKGGIKANPEKTQAVAEMRSPRSLKDIQQLNGRLIALNRFLSKVADKTLPFMKVLKDCLQSSKFNWTTEAETAFQEMKTYICKLPRLATPVPGDPLLLYLSASKTTISAVMMVEREGKQIPIYFISRTLKGPEERYMPLEKLALALVFASRRLRRYFQRHKVTLVTDQPLQKVLRKPEQSGRLAKWAVELGEHSLEFKPRTAMKGQILADFLAEVPEDEERELLRWEALEEEEKRREDEAVWKLFTDGASSEEGNGAGITLISPEGVELTYAIRLDFENTNNTAEYEALLAGMRLAQKMKAKHVEASTDSQLVVKQYQGEYETKDSIMARYVAKVKETAKAFRTFKLEYIPRGRNRKSDALSKLASVAFDHLAKEVKVEVLTSPSLDVTEVATIEGSQETWMTPIIKFLRDGTLPEGEWAARKVRVKALQYELIGEELYRRSYLGPSLKCIDMEEAEYVIREMHEGICGMHSGPRTVVRRAMNAGFYWPRMYETASEEIKKCDNCQVHAPMPHQHKHPMVPVSTSWPFQKWAIDIIGPFPEGPGGWWPLIISLSGSKRKPWRRSPEIK